The Lentimicrobium sp. L6 nucleotide sequence CTAAATATCCTCTTTGGGGTTCTCCAAACTGAATTAAATCACCCACTACTTTTTGTGCCAAATTACTTGGAATAGCAAAAGCATATCCAGTATAAGAACCGGTATTACTTGCAATAGCAGCATTAATCCCTATTAATTTCCCTTCTGTATCTACAAGAGCACCACCGCTATTTCCTTTATTCACAGCAGCATCGGTTTGAATAAAACTTTCAATAGCAGAACTATTTCCACGTCCTAAAATATTTATATTTCTGGCTTTGGCACTAACAATTCCAGCAGTTACTGTTGAGGTTAAATTAAAGGGATTTCCCACTGCCAAAACCCATTCTCCTACTTTTACTTCTTCAGAATTACCAAACTGAAGATAGGGTAAATCATCTTCTTCAATTTTAATCACAGCCAAATCTGAAGACGGATCGGTACCTATTAATGAAGCTTGATAAGACCTTTTGTCATTTAGGATGACTTCAATTTCATGTGCACCTTCCACCACATGATTATTAGTTACAATATATCCATCTTTACTAATAATGACTCCACTTCCTGTAGCCATATACATAGGTTGTTGATAACTATGAGGTTGCTGATGACCAAAGAAATCGTAGAAAAAGTCATAAACACTGCTTTTCTTCAGCATTTTTGTTTTAATATGAACCACCCCATTTACCGTACTTTCTGCTGCATCTACAAAATTAGGAACATTTTTCGGCACAGCATAACTTGCAGGTTCCAGAACTATATTTGATTTGAAATCTTTAGGAGTCTCTGATTTATCGAATGCTAGAAATGCTAAAACACCAATAATCACTCCTAATGTCACGAATAAAAAGCTATTTTTTTGCATAATCTTATGTATTAAATTTAAATCAGACTCTTACAAAAATAATGCATTTATAGCTTATGACAGGTTAAAAGTTGTTAAACCAACTAGGCAAAGAAGACTATCATTAAAAACATTTCTGCGTTAATTAGATGGTACATGATAAAATAAAAATGTCCGATTTCGTACAAGACAGTCACCATGTGAACACTTATTTTTAATAGAAAATAGAGCTTTAAATGTAACATTTTCATTTACAAAGCTTCCTATTTATTGGCATATTAATTGATAATAGGATGCTGCAAAATAGGCGAAAATTGCAATTCATATGAGAAAACCAATATTACTGCTATTACTACTATCAACCATTTTTGTTTTTGGGCAGAAAAGAACCTATCAAACTAATAGATTCGCGGGGGAAGCTCCCAAAATTGACGGATACTTAACGGAAGAAGCTTGGCAATCTGCTAATTGGGCTGGCGACTTTACTCAGTGGATGCCTTCCAATGGAGCTTCACCAAGCCAAGCTACCGAATTCAAGATTATTTACGATGATAATTATCTATATGTGGCGATAAAAGCTTTGGATAGTGTACCTGAGGAAATCGTTAAAAGAATGTCTCGCAGAGATGGATTTCAAGGTGATTTTGTGGAAATCAATATAGATTCCTATCATGATTATTTAACAGCCTATTCTTTTAGCGCCACTGCTGCTGGAGTTAAAGGAGATGAAAAAATCACACAGGATGGTGAGAATTGGGATGATACTTGGGATCCTATTTGGTATTTAAAAACTTCCACTAATGATGAGGGCTGGATAGCTGAATTCAAAATTCCTTTAACTCAATTGCGCTTTTCTTCTGATAGTGTGCAAGTATGGGGCTTAGAAGTAAAAAGAAGGCTTTACAGAAAAGATGAAAGAAGTGTTTGGCAAGCCATACCCAATGAGCAAAGTGGATATGTAAGTAGATTTGGGGAATTACATGGGTTAACCAATTTACAGCCCAAGAGACAAATTGACGTTACACCATATTTGGTGGGTAGTTATGAGCATTATAAAGAAGAAGAAGGTTCTCCTTTTTATGATGGTGACGATTGGAAAGCCAGAGCTGGTATAGATGCTAAAATTGGTTTGACCAATAACCTAACCATGGACCTTACCATCAACCCTGATTTTGGTCAGGTAGAAGCAGATCCATCTGAAGTAAATCTTTCTGCATTTGAATCCTACTTCGAAGAAAAGCGTCCTTTTTTTATTGAAGGAAGAAATATATATCAATATCCCATTGAAGAAGGTGATGGTGATGATTCCTATAATGGTTTATTTTATAGTCGTAGAATAGGGCGAACTCCTCAATATTTTCCAGATTATGACCATGTTAAAATACCAGACAATACCACCATTCTTGGTGCAGCAAAGATCACTGGAAAAACAAGTAAAGGTCTGAGCATTGGAATACTGGAAAGCATAACCAACACCGAAACTGCTGAAGTAATGAACGAAGGCGGAAGCATCGAAAAGATAAATGTGGAACCCATGACCAATTATTTCGCTGGACGCTTGGAACAAGAACTCAATAAAGGAAATACAATCATTGGCGGAATGTTTACTTCAACCAATAGATTTATAAAAGATAATCATTTAAAAGAGCTTCCCAATAGTGCTCAAACTGGTGGATTAAACTTTAAACACAGCTGGAAAGACAAAAAGTACTCTTTCTCCGCTAGATTACTCGGCAGTAGAGTAAGTGGGGATTCAACAGCCATGATGAACATGCAGACCTCTTCGAGAAGATATTATCAAAGACCAGATACCAAGAAAAAAAGACTTGATTCCACAGCAAAATCATTAAGTGGACACGCTGGTAACTTAGGATTTGGAACAAACATCAATAGTGGATGGAATTATTATATGTGGTTAAGCTGGAGTTCTCCTGGTTTAGATTTTAACGATATGGGATATTTGAGAAATACAGATAATATCAACCAAGGTTTTTGGGTAGGATATAGTAGCCCACAACCAAAAGGAATATTCAGAAGAGTTAATGTAAATATGGCTTTTTGGAATGGATGGAACTTTGATGGAGTGCATAAATATTATGGTATTAATACCAATACTAGCTTTAGCTTTACCAATTATTGGTCCTATTCCTTAGGAGGTAATTTTAGTGGTCAATCCAACTCTCCTACTCACCTTAGAGGAGGGCCAATTTTCATACTTCCAAATGGTGTAAACTTTTGGACTAGATTGGGTACAGATAACAGAAAAAAATTGAGTTTTAGTTTCCGCTATTCTCAATATAGCGGAGCATATAATCATAGAACTAGAAATAACTTTTCTGTGGACATGACTTACCGACCTACAGATAGGCTAAAACTATCTTTAGAACCTTGGTACGGAGTCAACCAGAACAGGTTGCAATATGTA carries:
- a CDS encoding Do family serine endopeptidase, encoding MQKNSFLFVTLGVIIGVLAFLAFDKSETPKDFKSNIVLEPASYAVPKNVPNFVDAAESTVNGVVHIKTKMLKKSSVYDFFYDFFGHQQPHSYQQPMYMATGSGVIISKDGYIVTNNHVVEGAHEIEVILNDKRSYQASLIGTDPSSDLAVIKIEEDDLPYLQFGNSEEVKVGEWVLAVGNPFNLTSTVTAGIVSAKARNINILGRGNSSAIESFIQTDAAVNKGNSGGALVDTEGKLIGINAAIASNTGSYTGYAFAIPSNLAQKVVGDLIQFGEPQRGYLGVSIAEMDSELAEEVGLDQIKGVYLARVMEDGAAGKAGIEDGAVVLQVEGQEVNSAAELMSKIAQHRPGEIVQLSVFENGRKKDYNLTLRNVYGNTKIVSESDDFYVKRLGAAFDKPDTDLMKDLNINHGMQITAIRSGILSSKGIKKGFIIKQMNKQEINSISDIRDVISNVKGGLLIEGIYPNGQQVYYGIGL
- a CDS encoding DUF5916 domain-containing protein; translation: MRKPILLLLLLSTIFVFGQKRTYQTNRFAGEAPKIDGYLTEEAWQSANWAGDFTQWMPSNGASPSQATEFKIIYDDNYLYVAIKALDSVPEEIVKRMSRRDGFQGDFVEINIDSYHDYLTAYSFSATAAGVKGDEKITQDGENWDDTWDPIWYLKTSTNDEGWIAEFKIPLTQLRFSSDSVQVWGLEVKRRLYRKDERSVWQAIPNEQSGYVSRFGELHGLTNLQPKRQIDVTPYLVGSYEHYKEEEGSPFYDGDDWKARAGIDAKIGLTNNLTMDLTINPDFGQVEADPSEVNLSAFESYFEEKRPFFIEGRNIYQYPIEEGDGDDSYNGLFYSRRIGRTPQYFPDYDHVKIPDNTTILGAAKITGKTSKGLSIGILESITNTETAEVMNEGGSIEKINVEPMTNYFAGRLEQELNKGNTIIGGMFTSTNRFIKDNHLKELPNSAQTGGLNFKHSWKDKKYSFSARLLGSRVSGDSTAMMNMQTSSRRYYQRPDTKKKRLDSTAKSLSGHAGNLGFGTNINSGWNYYMWLSWSSPGLDFNDMGYLRNTDNINQGFWVGYSSPQPKGIFRRVNVNMAFWNGWNFDGVHKYYGINTNTSFSFTNYWSYSLGGNFSGQSNSPTHLRGGPIFILPNGVNFWTRLGTDNRKKLSFSFRYSQYSGAYNHRTRNNFSVDMTYRPTDRLKLSLEPWYGVNQNRLQYVSTEEFEGKDEYFLAEINQKTLMIEFRIDFSFTPDLSLQYYGQPFVSNGTYDNYKRVTDSKASNFYNRFEPILRDEDGGIDLNGNQEADVYLEDSDFKFIYFQSNMVLRWEYMPGSTVYLVWSQSRDDSNFDRDQLPFEFDEDMNHMFRVFPHDVFLVKLSYRIPI